The Sporichthyaceae bacterium genome includes the window CCGCTGTACACCTGCGGCAGGGTGGTGTTCTGCGGGGCCGGCGGGATGAACCAACCGGCGCTGAGTGCGACACCGGCCACCGGGTTGAGGTTGTGCGCAGTGACCCGCACCTTGAGCTGGTGGTCGATGTCGGCATTCCCGGTCGTGTAGCTGGTGCCGGTGGCACCGCTGATCGGGACGCATCCGGTGAGGTCCACCGGCTCAACCTCGGGGCAGCGGAACCACTGTCGGTCGTAGCTGTCCACGCCGTTGTCCCAGGTGCCGTCGTTCTCGGTGAGCTGCTTCCCGGAGCCGTGCAAACCGGCGATTATCGGCAGGGCAATGTTGACCGGTGCCGGCGGCGGGGTGACCTTGTTGGTCAGCGGGGAGACGCCGGGGGTACTGCCGTCCGGGTTGCTGCCGTTCACCGTGTAGCGCAGCTGCGTGTTCAGGTCGGCCGGAGTCACCTTGTAGGTGGTTGTGGTCGCGCCGTAAATCTCGAAACAGGACGCGGCGCCGAAGGCGCAGCGCTGCCACTGGCGGGCGAGGGTCGGGGTGTTCGGCGCGCCGGGCGTCCAGGTGCCATCCACACCGGTCAGCGTCACGCCTTGGTACGCGTTGCCGCTGATGGACGGAGCAGCGGTGTTGACCGGCTTGAACACGCAGAAGTACGAGGAGAGCGGCAGCGCGCCCTTGCTGACGGTGGTGCCGTCCGGGCAGGTGATGGTGCCGGACTTGGCGGTGACCGGCGGGGTATTACCGGTGCCCTGCCAGGTGGCGCTGCGGGCGAAGGACTTGAACCCGGCGGGCAAGGTGCCCTTCAGGCCGATGGTGGCCAGGCACCCAGTGGCCGCGATGTTGGCGGTGTCCACCCACACGTGGCCGGGCGTGTCCGACTTGGCGGTGGGATCGAAGCCGAGGTACATCCGCTGGCCGGTCAGGTGTGCCTCGGGCAGCAGCGCGAGTGCCGGGCAGGTGGTGGAGGCGGGGTTGAGGCCGGTCTGGTCCACCTGCACCGGCTCGGAGGCCAGCAGGTGCATCGAGCCGCCTTCGGTGGCCGAGGCGGTCGCGAATTCGTTGCTGCAGAAGCCCTTGGCCGAGGTGCAGTACTCGAACGAGATGGCCCCCGGCGTCTGGGCGATGCCACCCACCGGGGTGCCGCCGAGCGCCGTGGTGTAGGCGAAGTGGTCGGAGCGGCCGATCGAGGAGTAGTTGTACTGCGTGCCGTTGCCGCTGGTGCCGCCCGGCGTGCTGGTAGCGAAGTGATAACTGATCGGTGCCTTGGTGGAGGAGAGCCGGTAGCTGGCGAGGCCCAGCAAGGAACTGACCTGATCGAACGTGGTGCCCGCCTTGAACAGGGTCGTGTCGACCGTGGTGTCGGTCGCCGTGGAGGAGGTGATGTAGCTGGCCGGGGCCTTGCTGGTCTTCGTCTCATAGCCGACATTGATCGCGTTGCTGAGGAACTGGCCCTGCACGTCCAACGGCAGCGTCCCGGTGAACGGAAGCCGCGCGATCTGCTGGGACAACGTCGACTGGGCGATGGCGCTGGTGTTGATGTTCACGTTGAACAGCGCGCAGACGTCCTCGCCGGTGTGGCCGTCGACGTCGAGGAAGGTCGGCAGGCCGAGGAAGCCGGGGGTGTCCCGCACCACCGGGGCCCCGCCGCCCGGCGGGTAGTAGGTGGTGTGCCAGTTCATCTTCAGCAACGACAGCAGGGTCTGCGCCAGCGTGAGGTAGGGGGCCAGAGCGGCCGCGCCACCGGGCAGGGTGAACGGGGTCAGCAGCTTGGTGAAGGCGTTGGTGTAGAAGGTCTGCAGCGCGTTGGAGATGCCCGCGTCGAGTTGCGCCAGCGTGGGCGCCAGCGGCCCGAAGATCGCCGGGTTCAGTTTTCCGATGTCGGGCAGGATCGCGGTCAGCGCACCGAGCGTCGAGCAGGTGGGCGTGGACACCCGCGAGGCCAGGGTGAGCGCCTGGGTCAGGCCGACGCCGGCCAGCGAGCCAAGCTCGGCGGTCGCGGCGCCCTGCAGGGCGGTCAGCGCACCGGCCGGGTCGCTGGGTGCGCCCTGGACGATGGTAGTGACCGTGCCCGCGAAGGTCTGCGCGTTCGCGGTCAGCGCGGCGACGGCGGCCTGCGCGGCGGCGAGGCTGTCCTGGACGTTTTTCGCGTTGCGGTTGATGGCGTCGGTGAGCGGTCCGGTGATGTGGTCATCGGCGTGCGCCGAACCGACCAACCCCAGCGGCTGCAGCAGACCGCTCACCATCAGCACCGCGCTGCCCAGAGCGATGGCGAGGCGCCGCCGACGGCGCCGCGGAGCGGGTTTCCCGGTTTGCGGGTTTTCGTGACGCGCCATCAGGAACCCCTCAGCGAATGGCCGGCATAGTGCCGGCCGCGGAAGGGTAGGCCTGCTCCCGGGGAACTCCTAGGAAGTTCACCCGATCCAGCGACCCGAACCGGACCAGAAGCCGCACAAGCCGCTCGGTAGGCTGAGGGCAATGTCCCGTCGATGCGTATCCGCCCTGGTCGAGAGGTATTTGTGAGCGTTGCCGTGCGGGTCATCCCGTGTCTTGACGTGGATGCCGGGCGGGTGGTCAAGGGCGTCAACTTCCGCAATCTGCGTGACGCCGGCGACCCGGTGGAGTTGGCCAAGCGCTACGACGCCGAAGGTGCGGACGAGCTCACCTTCCTCGACATCACCGCCTCATCCGGGTCCCGGGAGACGACCTACGAGGTGGTCTCCCGCACCGCCGAGCAGGTGTTCATCCCGCTCACCGTCGGCGGCGGGGTGCGCAGCGCGTCAGACGTGGACAAGTTGCTGCGCGCCGGGGCGGACAAGGTCGGGGTGAACACCGCGGCCATCGCCCGGCCGGAGTTGATCGCGGAGATCGCCGACCGGTTCGGCAACCAGGTACTGGTGCTGTCCATCGACGCGCGCCGGGTGCCGCGCGGGGAGACGCCCACCCCGTCCGGTTTCGAGGTCACCACCCACGGCGGGCGGCGGGGCACCGGCATCGATGCCGTCGAATGGTGCAGGCGCGGTTGTGAGCTGGGTGCCGGGGAGATCCTGCTGAACTCCATGGACGCCGACGGCACCAAGGACGGCTATGACCTACAGATGCTGCGTCAGGTCCGCGAAGTCGTCACCGTGCCGGTGATCGCCAGCGGGGGAGCAGGCCGGGTCGCCGACTTCGCCCCGGCCGTCGACTGCGGGGCGGACGCGGTGCTCGCGGCCAGCGTCTTCCACTTCGGCGACCTGAGGATCGGTCAGGTCAAGGACGCCCTGCGGGCGGCGGGCCACCCGGTCCGGTAGCGCGCCAGCGCTACCGGACGCGCGCGGAGCGCGCAATATGCACGGCGGTGACCCGCGCCGTCAGGTGCCGGTGGAGAAGCGGGGGAAGGCGTCGCCGACCTCGGCAGCCAACTCCAGGTACGCGTGGTAGGCCGGTTTGCTCATCCGGGCCAGGTCGATCTGACCGCCCTCGGCCAGGTGCGGGTCGTAGGGCACAGCCACCACGGCGCGGGTGCGCTTGGCGAAGTGTCCGACAATCTCGTCCAGGTGCACCGCGTCGGCCTTCGGACGGACAGAGGTGATCACGGTGACCGAGTCCCGGGCCAGGTCCTTGTAGGAGTGCGCCTCCAGCCAGTCCAGCGTGGCCGACGCGCTGCGCGCACCGTCCAGGCTGGCCGAGGACACGATGACCACCTGATGCGCCTTGGCCAGCACGCCGACCATCGCGGAGTGCAACAAGCCGGTGCCGCAGTCGGTGAGCACCAGGTTGTAGAACTTCTCCAGGATGTCGGAGATCACCCGGTAGTCGGACTCGGAGAAGGCCATCGAGGCCAGCGGGTCGGATTCCGAGCAGAGCACCTCGAGGCGGGATTCGGCCTGCGCGGTGTACTCGCGCACCGCGGAGTACCGATCCAGCTGGTTGCTGCGGCGCACGAAGTCGCGCACCGTGTGCGTGTTCTGCCCGGCGACGATCTTGTCGCCCAGCGTGCCGCGGTCCGGGTTTGCGTCCACCGCGACGACCCGGTCCCCGCGCAGCGAGGCGTACATGGAACCCAGCGCGGCCGCCGTGGTGGTCTTGCCGACGCCGCCCTTGAGGCTGATCACGGCGAGCTTGTGGCAGCCGGTGATCGGCGTG containing:
- the hisF gene encoding imidazole glycerol phosphate synthase subunit HisF gives rise to the protein MSVAVRVIPCLDVDAGRVVKGVNFRNLRDAGDPVELAKRYDAEGADELTFLDITASSGSRETTYEVVSRTAEQVFIPLTVGGGVRSASDVDKLLRAGADKVGVNTAAIARPELIAEIADRFGNQVLVLSIDARRVPRGETPTPSGFEVTTHGGRRGTGIDAVEWCRRGCELGAGEILLNSMDADGTKDGYDLQMLRQVREVVTVPVIASGGAGRVADFAPAVDCGADAVLAASVFHFGDLRIGQVKDALRAAGHPVR